A stretch of Oscillatoria sp. FACHB-1407 DNA encodes these proteins:
- the rimO gene encoding 30S ribosomal protein S12 methylthiotransferase RimO: MGNKPTVAVSHLGCEKNRVDTEHMLGLLVQAGYQVDSNEELAEYVIVNTCSFIQSAREESVRTLVELAEAQKKIVITGCMAQHFQQELLDELPEAVAVVGTGDYHKIVDVIQRVESGERVKEISAEPVYIADEVTPRYRTTTEGVAYLRVAEGCDYRCAFCIIPHLRGKQRSRSIESIVTEAKQLASEGVQEIILISQITTNYGLDLYGEPKLAELLRALGEVDIPWIRMHYAYPTGLTPKVLQAIQDVPNVLPYLDLPLQHSHPEVLRMMNRPWQGHVNDSIIERIKTAIPQAVLRTTFIVGFPGETDTHFNHLVQFVQRHEFDHVGVFTFSPEEGTPAYDLPNQLPQAVMDQRRSHLMQVQQPISLQRNQAEVGKVVDVLIEQQHPDTGELIGRSPRFAPDVDGLVYVQGDAPLGRLVPVVINAADVYDLYGQIADPTNNQPRGAFNRVSINSL; the protein is encoded by the coding sequence ATGGGCAATAAGCCGACCGTCGCTGTCTCTCATCTAGGCTGCGAAAAGAATCGAGTTGATACTGAACATATGCTGGGTCTGCTGGTACAGGCAGGCTACCAAGTAGATTCCAACGAAGAACTGGCAGAATATGTCATCGTCAATACCTGTAGCTTTATCCAATCAGCACGGGAGGAATCGGTTCGCACTCTGGTTGAGTTAGCAGAGGCACAGAAAAAGATTGTAATTACCGGGTGTATGGCTCAACACTTTCAGCAAGAATTGCTGGATGAGTTGCCAGAAGCCGTAGCTGTTGTAGGTACTGGCGACTATCACAAAATTGTTGATGTCATTCAGCGCGTAGAATCAGGCGAGCGGGTTAAAGAAATCTCTGCGGAACCTGTTTATATCGCAGATGAAGTCACTCCCCGCTATCGCACCACTACCGAAGGGGTCGCCTACCTTCGAGTGGCAGAGGGCTGTGACTATCGCTGTGCGTTTTGCATCATTCCTCATTTGCGAGGAAAACAGCGATCGCGCTCGATCGAGTCGATCGTCACTGAGGCAAAGCAACTTGCCAGTGAAGGGGTACAAGAGATTATTCTGATTTCCCAGATCACTACTAATTATGGGCTAGACTTATATGGTGAGCCTAAGTTGGCAGAGCTACTGCGGGCATTGGGTGAGGTTGATATTCCTTGGATTCGCATGCACTATGCTTATCCCACTGGGTTAACGCCTAAGGTGCTGCAAGCGATCCAAGACGTTCCCAATGTCTTGCCTTACTTAGATCTACCGCTGCAACATTCGCATCCTGAAGTTTTGAGGATGATGAATCGCCCCTGGCAGGGGCATGTGAATGACAGCATCATTGAGCGGATCAAAACCGCCATTCCCCAAGCTGTTCTTCGGACAACGTTTATCGTGGGTTTCCCTGGCGAAACGGATACGCATTTTAACCATCTAGTGCAATTCGTTCAACGCCACGAGTTTGATCATGTTGGCGTGTTTACATTTTCCCCTGAGGAAGGCACTCCGGCGTATGACCTACCGAACCAATTGCCGCAAGCCGTTATGGATCAGCGGCGATCGCACTTGATGCAGGTGCAGCAACCGATTTCATTGCAGCGAAATCAGGCAGAGGTTGGCAAGGTTGTAGATGTCCTGATTGAACAACAACATCCAGACACAGGAGAACTGATCGGGCGATCGCCGCGATTTGCACCTGATGTAGATGGTCTGGTGTACGTTCAAGGCGACGCTCCGCTTGGAAGGCTTGTACCGGTGGTGATTAACGCTGCCGATGTGTATGACCTTTACGGTCAGATTGCTGACCCCACTAACAATCAACCCAGAGGCGCGTTTAATCGTGTCTCTATCAATTCACTTTAA
- a CDS encoding DEAD/DEAH box helicase: MTLSFHSLGLSEARLRHLEKLGFTAPTPIQAQAIPHLLSGRDVVGLAQTGTGKTAAFSLPMLEQIDLNSRAVQALILTPTRELAIQVYQAIRSFNEDRRLHVLPIYGGQSIEMQIQRLHRGVQVVVGTPGRVLDLLKRGDLKLDRLGWIVLDEADEMLNMGFIQDVEKILSQAPSERQTAFFSATMEPSIRELATKFLRSPVTVSVEQPKAAPAKINQIAYMVPRGWTKARALQPILELEDPESALIFVRTRKAAAELTRQLQAAGHSVDEYHGDLSQAQRERLLLRFRQRQVRWVVATDIAARGLHVEDLTHVINYDLPESVESYVHRIGRTGRAGKEGTAISLVHPLDKRKLRDIEQHIRQRLQWGNIPTRAQIEARYLEKLQAKVREALSGERLASFLPIVANLSDEYDLRAIAAAALQMAHDQTRPSWMRMDQGYNEDPQPADESASHSSEKPKLIKRKTSATPKA, encoded by the coding sequence ATGACCCTTTCATTCCACAGTTTAGGCTTATCAGAAGCCCGTTTGCGCCATCTTGAGAAACTTGGATTTACAGCTCCAACACCGATTCAGGCACAAGCCATTCCACACCTATTGTCAGGGCGAGATGTTGTGGGGTTAGCCCAGACTGGAACGGGTAAAACAGCGGCTTTCTCGCTGCCGATGTTAGAGCAGATCGACCTCAATAGTCGCGCTGTACAGGCACTGATCCTGACTCCCACTCGTGAGCTAGCCATTCAGGTTTATCAAGCGATTCGCTCATTTAACGAAGATCGTCGCCTACATGTTCTACCGATTTACGGCGGACAGTCGATCGAAATGCAAATTCAACGTCTGCATCGAGGTGTGCAAGTTGTTGTGGGTACACCCGGTCGGGTACTCGACTTGCTAAAGCGGGGCGACTTGAAATTAGACCGCCTGGGCTGGATCGTGCTAGACGAAGCCGATGAAATGCTCAACATGGGCTTTATTCAAGATGTTGAGAAGATTCTGAGCCAGGCTCCGTCTGAGCGTCAAACTGCCTTTTTCTCTGCCACGATGGAACCTTCCATTCGAGAGCTGGCGACTAAGTTTTTGCGATCGCCCGTCACGGTTAGTGTTGAGCAACCTAAAGCGGCTCCCGCTAAAATTAACCAGATTGCTTACATGGTGCCCCGTGGTTGGACAAAAGCCAGAGCTTTACAACCGATTCTAGAACTTGAAGACCCAGAATCTGCTTTGATCTTTGTTCGGACTCGCAAAGCTGCGGCTGAGTTAACTCGTCAACTGCAAGCCGCAGGACACAGCGTTGATGAATATCACGGCGATTTGAGCCAGGCCCAGCGGGAACGACTACTGCTGCGCTTCCGCCAGAGACAAGTGCGTTGGGTCGTAGCTACTGATATTGCAGCCCGTGGCTTGCACGTCGAAGATCTCACCCATGTGATCAACTACGACTTGCCTGAGAGCGTTGAGAGCTATGTTCACCGCATTGGGCGAACTGGGCGTGCTGGTAAAGAAGGAACGGCGATTTCGCTGGTTCATCCTCTTGACAAGCGCAAACTCCGTGACATCGAACAGCACATTCGTCAGAGACTCCAGTGGGGTAATATTCCCACCCGTGCTCAGATTGAAGCTCGCTACCTGGAAAAGTTGCAAGCTAAAGTGCGTGAAGCCCTCTCTGGCGAGCGGTTAGCCTCCTTCCTGCCGATTGTGGCAAATCTGAGCGACGAGTATGACCTGAGAGCAATCGCCGCTGCTGCATTGCAGATGGCACACGACCAGACTCGCCCCAGTTGGATGCGGATGGATCAGGGCTACAACGAAGACCCACAACCTGCTGATGAATCGGCATCCCACTCCAGTGAGAAGCCTAAGCTGATCAAGCGCAAGACTTCGGCAACTCCCAAAGCTTAA
- the btpA gene encoding photosystem I biogenesis protein BtpA, with the protein MDLNQIFKTDHPVIGVVHLLPLPTAPRWGGSLKAVIDRAEQEATALASGGVDGIIVENFFDAPFAKDCVDPAVVSTMSLVVERLKHLVTLPIGVNVLRNDARSAMAIATCTQAQFIRVNVLTGVMATDQGLIEGQAHELLRYRRELGSDVKIFADVLVKHARPLGSPNLTTAVQETIERGLADAVILSGWATGSPPSLEDLELATAAANGTPVFIGSGADWENISTLIQAADGAIVSSSLKRRGRIEQPIDPIRVSQFVEAMRRSLVAKTQTNSVSSVAVSSFSE; encoded by the coding sequence GTGGACTTAAATCAAATTTTCAAGACCGATCATCCTGTTATTGGCGTTGTTCATTTGCTACCGTTGCCCACTGCTCCACGTTGGGGGGGTAGTCTCAAGGCTGTCATTGACAGAGCAGAACAGGAAGCCACTGCCCTTGCGTCTGGTGGGGTAGATGGCATTATTGTAGAAAATTTTTTTGATGCTCCCTTTGCCAAAGATTGTGTTGACCCTGCTGTGGTTAGTACGATGAGCCTGGTGGTAGAAAGGCTAAAGCATCTAGTTACGTTGCCGATTGGGGTTAATGTGCTGCGAAATGATGCTCGCAGCGCGATGGCGATCGCCACCTGCACGCAAGCCCAGTTCATTCGAGTCAATGTTTTGACGGGTGTGATGGCAACTGACCAGGGCTTAATTGAAGGGCAGGCTCACGAGTTGCTGCGCTATCGTCGGGAGTTGGGCAGCGATGTCAAGATTTTTGCGGATGTTTTGGTTAAACATGCTCGTCCGTTGGGGTCACCGAATCTAACCACCGCTGTTCAAGAAACGATTGAGCGTGGGTTGGCGGATGCCGTGATTTTGTCGGGATGGGCGACGGGTAGCCCTCCCAGTCTAGAAGATCTGGAGTTAGCGACTGCGGCTGCTAATGGGACTCCTGTCTTTATTGGCAGTGGGGCGGATTGGGAGAATATTTCGACGTTGATTCAAGCGGCGGATGGGGCGATCGTCTCCAGTTCTCTCAAACGACGAGGACGCATTGAGCAACCGATTGACCCGATTCGGGTTAGCCAGTTTGTTGAGGCAATGCGGCGTAGCCTGGTGGCAAAGACTCAGACCAATTCTGTGTCGTCAGTAGCGGTTTCCTCGTTCTCAGAGTAA